CCGCACCAGCGACTACCGGGCGATGGTGGCCGAGGTCCGCGAGGAGTGCCCGGGCCTGCGCGAGACGTTGTGGATCGGCGACCCGGAGTTCCAGGAGCTCGACGGGGACGGGGAGTTCCCCGCCGACCTGGCCCCCGACGACGCGATCAACATCCAGTACACCTCCGGCACCACCGGCTTCCCCAAGGGCGCCACCCTCTCGCACCGGAACATCCTCAACAACGGCTACTGGGTCGGCGAGTTGGTGGGCTACACCGAGCAGGACCGGATCTGCCTGCCGGTGCCCTTCTACCACTGCTTCGGCATGGTGATGGGCAACCTCGCGGCGCTCTCCCACGGCGCCTGCGCGATCATCCCGGGACAGGGCTTCGACCCGGCCGCCACCCTGCGCGCGGTGCAGGCCGAGCGGGCCACCTCGCTGTACGGCGTGCCGACGATGTTCATCGCCGAGCTGGGCCTGGCCGACTTCGCGACGTACGACCTCACCTCGCTGCGCACCGGCATCATGGCCGGCTCGCCGTGCCCGGTGGAGGTGATGAAGCGCGTCCAGACCGAGATGCACATGGCCGAGGTGGCCATCGCGTACGGCATGACGGAGACCTCGCCGGTCTCCACCCAGACCCGCCGCGACGACGACCTGGAGCACCGCACCGGCACGGTCGGCCGGGTGCTGCCGCACCTGGAGGTCAAGGTCGTCGAGCCGGAGACCGGCCGGACGGTCGGCCGCGGCGAGCCCGGCGAGCTGTGCACCCGCGGATACTCCGTGATGATCGGCTACTGGAACGAGCCGGAGCGCACCGCCGAGGCGATCGACGCCGAGGGCTGGATGCACACCGGCGACCTCGCGGTGATGCGG
The nucleotide sequence above comes from Streptomyces sp. TLI_235. Encoded proteins:
- a CDS encoding fatty-acyl-CoA synthase; amino-acid sequence: MTAQASHAHGRTDVPLLDETIGQCLDRAVAAHPEREALVDVPSGRRWTYAELGRDVDRVARGLRARGVGRGDRVGIWALNCPEWVLVQYATARLGAILVNINPAYRTHELAYALNQSGVSLLVAQPAYRTSDYRAMVAEVREECPGLRETLWIGDPEFQELDGDGEFPADLAPDDAINIQYTSGTTGFPKGATLSHRNILNNGYWVGELVGYTEQDRICLPVPFYHCFGMVMGNLAALSHGACAIIPGQGFDPAATLRAVQAERATSLYGVPTMFIAELGLADFATYDLTSLRTGIMAGSPCPVEVMKRVQTEMHMAEVAIAYGMTETSPVSTQTRRDDDLEHRTGTVGRVLPHLEVKVVEPETGRTVGRGEPGELCTRGYSVMIGYWNEPERTAEAIDAEGWMHTGDLAVMREDGYLAIVGRIKDMIIRGGENVYPREIEEFLHTHPAIADVQVVGVPDERYGEEICAFVVLRDPADTLGPEELAEFCRGRLAHYKTPRHVHVVEGFPMTVSGKVRKNELREQAARALAR